A DNA window from Brenneria izadpanahii contains the following coding sequences:
- a CDS encoding ABC transporter ATP-binding protein: MSNHSQPATLLAVNELQVKFATGQGVVAPVRGVSFAVKQHETLGIIGESGCGKSVTAQALMGLLPPRYSHVSGEMTFNGQALRNLSPGELQRWRGSRMAMIFQDPLSSLNPVFSVGFQIEESLRLHTPLTRRQRQAEVLNLLHQVGIEDARRCAAAYPHEISGGMRQRVMIAMAIASRPSLLIADEPTTALDVTIQAQILALLEKVKADNGMGIILITHDLSVVAQLCQRVLVMYLGEVVEEADIITLFDNPRHPYTRALLQSVPRLDRARKTELPEIRGTVPALSVAITGCGFADRCPYAQARCREQRPALRALSERSSQRVRCWRAEEIEGLL; encoded by the coding sequence ATGAGTAACCACAGTCAGCCGGCAACGTTACTCGCGGTTAATGAGTTACAGGTAAAGTTCGCCACCGGGCAGGGCGTGGTGGCGCCGGTGCGCGGCGTTTCGTTTGCGGTGAAACAGCATGAAACGCTGGGGATTATCGGCGAGTCGGGCTGCGGCAAAAGCGTGACGGCCCAGGCGCTGATGGGGTTATTGCCGCCGCGCTACAGTCATGTCAGCGGCGAGATGACGTTTAACGGTCAGGCGCTGCGCAATCTGTCGCCCGGCGAGTTGCAGCGCTGGCGCGGCAGCCGGATGGCGATGATTTTTCAGGATCCGCTTTCCAGCCTGAACCCGGTTTTTAGCGTGGGTTTTCAAATCGAGGAGAGTCTGCGGCTGCACACGCCCTTGACGCGCAGGCAGCGGCAGGCCGAAGTGCTGAACCTGCTGCATCAGGTGGGCATTGAGGATGCGCGGCGCTGTGCGGCGGCCTATCCCCATGAAATATCCGGCGGCATGCGTCAGCGCGTAATGATTGCGATGGCGATCGCCAGCCGTCCTTCGCTGCTGATCGCCGATGAGCCGACCACCGCGTTGGATGTCACCATTCAGGCGCAGATCCTGGCGCTGCTGGAAAAGGTCAAAGCGGACAACGGGATGGGGATCATCCTGATAACGCACGATCTGTCGGTGGTGGCGCAGCTGTGCCAGCGGGTACTGGTGATGTATCTCGGCGAGGTGGTGGAAGAGGCCGATATCATCACGCTGTTTGATAATCCGCGCCATCCTTATACCCGCGCCCTGTTGCAGTCGGTGCCCCGGCTGGATCGCGCGCGCAAAACCGAACTGCCGGAAATCCGCGGTACGGTGCCGGCGCTGTCCGTGGCGATAACCGGCTGCGGTTTCGCCGATCGCTGTCCCTATGCGCAGGCGCGCTGCCGGGAACAGCGTCCCGCTTTACGCGCCTTGTCCGAACGATCATCGCAGCGGGTGCGCTGCTGGCGCGCCGAAGAGATAGAGGGGCTGCTATGA
- a CDS encoding ABC transporter permease: MKNFFSQRRFAAGGALLFIIVLFSLSGVWVSPFDPYSISPLTRLKPPDAVHWFGTDNFGRDLFVRVALAVRISLSVGAAVALAAGAIGTAIGLLCAWYRWLDLILMRICDGLFAFPSLLLAIAIVGILGPNISNVVLALSLVYVPSVARVIRAAALVIKEKNYIEALRAQGATGARIIWLHLLPNVISPLIVQVSWIFSVAILTEAALSFLGSGIPAPMPSLGNLLLEGKKVIFTAWWMTFFPGIAIVLLILALNIVGDALRDGSDRGLQPLTRRLLRQLKAEASGR, translated from the coding sequence ATGAAAAACTTTTTCAGTCAGCGGCGGTTTGCGGCGGGGGGCGCGTTGCTATTCATCATCGTGCTGTTCTCGTTGTCAGGCGTATGGGTCAGTCCGTTCGACCCTTACTCCATCAGTCCGCTAACCCGCCTCAAGCCTCCTGACGCCGTCCACTGGTTCGGCACCGATAACTTCGGCCGCGATCTGTTTGTACGCGTGGCGCTGGCCGTGCGCATTTCGCTCTCGGTCGGCGCGGCGGTGGCGCTGGCGGCGGGCGCCATCGGCACGGCGATAGGGTTGCTGTGCGCCTGGTATCGCTGGCTGGATCTGATACTGATGCGCATCTGCGACGGACTATTCGCGTTTCCCTCGCTGCTGCTGGCTATCGCCATCGTCGGTATCCTTGGACCGAACATCTCGAATGTGGTGCTGGCGCTGTCGCTGGTGTATGTCCCTTCCGTGGCGCGCGTTATCCGCGCCGCCGCGCTGGTGATCAAAGAGAAGAATTACATTGAGGCGTTGCGCGCGCAGGGCGCGACCGGCGCGCGCATCATCTGGCTGCACCTGCTGCCGAATGTTATTTCGCCGTTAATCGTACAGGTGAGCTGGATCTTCTCCGTCGCCATACTTACCGAAGCGGCGTTGAGCTTTCTGGGTTCCGGCATCCCGGCGCCGATGCCCAGTTTAGGCAATCTGCTGCTGGAGGGGAAAAAGGTGATTTTTACCGCCTGGTGGATGACCTTTTTCCCCGGCATCGCCATCGTATTATTGATTCTGGCGCTGAATATCGTCGGCGATGCGCTGCGCGACGGCTCCGATCGCGGGCTTCAACCCTTAACGCGCCGTCTGCTGCGCCAACTGAAAGCCGAGGCGTCGGGCCGATGA
- a CDS encoding ABC transporter permease, which yields MGWYIFHRLLALLPVLFVVAVVVFCLVHLAPGDPALVILGNDASPADIAALRQQMGLDKPLPAQFFTWFGAVLRGDLGHSLLMNASVLSLFLQHLQPTLALAIYAQGIALLLGLGGGIVSAWRHDRLLDRVIMWLATLGMSVPGFLLGLFLIFFFAVQLRWFPVVGYSSTRGDALLNLWYLTLPALALGFRIAALIARMTRAVMLDVLQENFIKTARAKGVPESAVLLRHTLKNGLLPVLTICGESFGSLVTGAIVIESVFGIPGVGSLVVDSIERRDFTVIQGAVLLITVSYVLINLAVDILSYLIDPRLSVTGNAS from the coding sequence ATGGGTTGGTATATTTTCCACCGGCTGCTGGCGCTGCTGCCGGTGCTGTTCGTGGTGGCGGTGGTGGTGTTTTGTCTGGTGCATCTGGCGCCGGGCGATCCGGCGCTGGTGATCCTGGGCAATGACGCCAGCCCGGCGGATATCGCCGCGCTGCGTCAGCAAATGGGGCTGGATAAACCGCTGCCGGCGCAGTTTTTCACCTGGTTCGGCGCGGTGTTGCGCGGCGATCTCGGCCACTCTTTGTTGATGAACGCCAGCGTACTGTCGCTTTTTCTTCAGCACCTGCAACCCACGCTGGCGCTGGCGATTTATGCGCAGGGCATTGCGCTGCTCCTGGGGCTGGGCGGCGGGATTGTCAGCGCCTGGCGGCATGACCGGCTGTTGGATCGCGTCATCATGTGGCTGGCGACGCTGGGGATGTCCGTTCCCGGTTTTTTACTCGGCCTGTTTCTGATTTTCTTTTTCGCCGTGCAGCTGCGCTGGTTTCCGGTTGTGGGGTATAGCTCCACCCGCGGCGATGCGTTGCTCAATCTGTGGTATTTAACGCTGCCCGCGCTGGCGCTGGGTTTTCGTATCGCGGCGCTGATTGCGCGCATGACGCGGGCGGTGATGCTGGATGTGCTACAGGAAAACTTTATTAAAACCGCCCGCGCCAAAGGGGTGCCGGAATCGGCCGTACTGCTGCGCCACACGTTGAAGAACGGGCTGTTGCCGGTGCTGACCATCTGCGGCGAGTCGTTCGGTTCGCTGGTGACCGGCGCGATTGTGATTGAAAGCGTGTTCGGCATTCCGGGCGTCGGTTCGCTGGTGGTCGATTCCATCGAACGACGCGATTTCACGGTTATTCAAGGCGCGGTGCTGCTGATTACCGTCAGCTATGTGTTGATTAATCTGGCGGTCGATATCCTCAGCTATCTGATCGATCCCCGCCTTTCCGTTACGGGGAACGCGTCATGA
- a CDS encoding ABC transporter substrate-binding protein yields the protein MKWFTFPAAALLLAACLPWGLTQAETVDRDAALNIAYGKRPGTLDPYLTTNSATTDVVRHIFEQLFTINAKFEPVPELVESYALSDDRKVYTFVLRAGIHFHDGQPLTADDVVASMNRWLAVSTQGKANLPGAQFSKVDDRTVRLTVQTPSLITLNVLADLKNLAAIMPKRLIDEANASKKPVSQLIGTGPYKLAEFKQGEYLHLTRYDGYVSRSEPADGLSGQKKADLKDIWFRYITDESTRLAGALTGEYDVVFDLPKDNIDALNNARDVELYRPAAGGSLITYLFNKNRGPFADVRLRQAFNLALDVHQALLAGYSDPRFFKEDSSLGFPEQVDWYSEAGKPYWNQHKLDEARQLVKASGYNGEEVVIIATKEYAELYNLAIVAQQVLKQIGVKSRLDVYDWATVLQRRQDPSTFDLCALEFSMRQVLHQYPFLDSRAKFPGLTNSPEIDDTLDAIKQAPSLKEARPLVDKLHLQTWTYLPVIVLGRTTPDAVAIKHRVRGYYDLIGPVLWNVSIAAQ from the coding sequence CGATGCCGCGCTGAATATCGCTTACGGCAAAAGGCCGGGCACTCTCGATCCTTACCTGACCACCAATAGCGCCACCACGGATGTGGTGCGCCATATCTTCGAACAATTGTTCACCATCAACGCCAAGTTCGAACCGGTGCCGGAGCTGGTGGAAAGCTACGCGCTCAGCGACGATCGTAAGGTTTACACCTTTGTGTTGCGCGCGGGCATCCATTTTCATGACGGCCAACCGCTGACGGCGGATGACGTGGTGGCTTCGATGAACCGCTGGTTGGCGGTGTCGACGCAGGGCAAGGCCAACCTGCCGGGCGCGCAGTTCAGCAAGGTTGACGACCGCACCGTGCGGCTGACGGTGCAGACGCCGTCGCTGATTACGCTCAATGTGCTGGCCGATTTGAAGAATCTGGCCGCCATCATGCCCAAACGGCTGATCGACGAAGCGAACGCCAGTAAAAAGCCGGTCAGCCAACTGATCGGCACCGGTCCCTATAAGCTGGCGGAGTTCAAACAGGGCGAATATCTGCATCTCACCCGCTACGACGGCTATGTCTCGCGCAGCGAACCGGCGGACGGGCTATCGGGGCAGAAAAAAGCGGACCTTAAGGATATCTGGTTCCGCTATATCACCGATGAGTCCACCCGTCTGGCCGGCGCGCTGACCGGCGAATACGACGTTGTTTTCGACCTGCCGAAAGACAATATCGATGCGCTTAACAACGCGCGCGATGTTGAGTTATACCGTCCGGCGGCGGGCGGATCGCTGATTACCTATCTGTTCAACAAGAACCGCGGGCCGTTCGCCGATGTTAGGCTGCGCCAGGCGTTCAATCTGGCGCTGGATGTGCATCAGGCGCTGCTGGCGGGCTATAGCGATCCGCGCTTTTTCAAGGAGGATTCCTCGCTGGGTTTTCCCGAACAGGTGGACTGGTACAGCGAAGCCGGCAAACCGTACTGGAACCAGCATAAGCTGGACGAAGCGCGCCAACTGGTGAAGGCGTCCGGCTATAACGGCGAAGAGGTGGTGATCATCGCCACCAAGGAGTACGCCGAGCTGTACAACCTGGCGATTGTGGCGCAGCAGGTGTTGAAACAGATTGGGGTGAAATCCCGCCTTGATGTCTATGACTGGGCCACGGTGCTGCAACGCCGTCAGGATCCGTCTACCTTCGATCTGTGCGCGCTGGAGTTTTCCATGCGTCAGGTGCTGCATCAGTATCCCTTCCTCGATTCGCGCGCCAAGTTTCCGGGCCTGACTAATAGCCCGGAAATTGACGACACGCTGGACGCCATCAAACAGGCGCCGTCGCTGAAAGAGGCCAGACCGCTGGTGGATAAATTGCATTTACAGACCTGGACTTACCTGCCGGTGATCGTGCTGGGACGCACCACGCCGGACGCGGTGGCGATCAAACACCGTGTCCGCGGCTACTATGACCTGATCGGGCCGGTATTGTGGAATGTCAGCATCGCGGCGCAGTAA